The region ACCGTTCGGCCCGCGCGCGACGCACACGCTGCGCATTCGCTACGACGTCAGTGGTTCTTACGTCACTCGTACAGAGCAAGGCCTGCATTACCGATGAGTAACGCATGAGTAGGCGTACGGATCCCCGGGGCCACCCGGAAGCAGCAATCTTGGGTCATGGCACAGCACCACGGAGCACCAGCCGCGATCGCCGAACCGACCCCGAACTCGATCACCGGTGAGATCGACCGCGTCACCGCGATGCTCGCGGTGATGAGCCGGACCGGAGGCGCGGCGGAGCCGGACAGACCGGATCCCCGAACCGACCGGGAGCGCAGAACCAACGCACAGGACGAACTTCCGCCGACCAGAGATGAGGTACCGCAGATGCACGTGCCCATTCCAGGAGAACCGGTCGACACGAGCTTCGCCGACCAGCGCCGGAACGCCGGTGCCGCCGACCCGTTCCACGAGGCCGAGGAGGAACACCGCCGCAGCAGGAGGTTCCACGCCTCCTCCGGCCGCATCGGCCCCGTTCTCGTGATGGCCTGACGTAGCTCGGACCGGGGGGTTTCGAGCCGATCAGCACATCGAGGGACCACTGTGGAGGATCGTGTCCGGTGGGTTCTGCGTCCCACCCACCGGACACCTTTCACTCCGGAGACGCGATACGGCCGTTCGCGTCCACCCGTTCGAGGGTAATTTGCGGGCACCCCGCATCTTTTCGGCCCCGTCGAGCGTCAGACTCTATTAGTTGATGCTCGTCGGTATCGCGCCACCGACGATCTCAACAAAGCCGGGAGCCGACCGCAACGCCCCCCGTGCGGTCGGCCCCTGGTAGTTCTCCAGGCGCCGCGGCGGATTCCGCCAGCGGCGCTTTTCGTTCAGCCGTGCGTGCTGTCCTTGGACTTGGAGAATCCCAGCGCGTTGAGCGCTCCGCGCACCGCCGAAGGCCGCTGCGCGGGCAGCAGTTCCGGGGCGTGTTGCGCGACCGCCTCCAGCACGGCCCGCGACGACGGGTTCACCGCCGACCACGACCCGACGACGACGGTCGGCACCGTCTCGTTGCCGTCGGCGATCGAGCGCACCACCGCCGCCGCTTCCGGGTCCTGCCAGATGTCGACCTCGGTGAACTCCAGGCCTTCCCGCCGGAGCCCGGCGCGCAGCGACGTGCAGAACGGGCAGCCCGGGCGGGTGTACACGACGACTTCCTGCGACACGGCTCTCCTCTTCTCTGCCGGCTTGCGCGTCCGGTGGGCCAACGGTCCGGCTCGGACGGATATTCCAGCGGTCGCCGGGTGGGACGCTCCCACCGGCCCCGACCATTAATGGCGTCAACTTTGTGAACATCGTTAATCGAGGTCGTTCGCTACTGTAGCCACCCGGCACGGACACCGAGACGATGGAGCGGCAGATGACCGAGGTCACCCGGCGCGAACGGATGCGGGCGGCGACCGACCAGGAGATCCGCCACCACGCACGCGCACTTCTCGTCGGCCACGGACGCGACGCGGTCACCCTGCGCGCCATCGCACGCGAGCTCGGCATCACCGCGCCGGCGCTCTACCGCTACTACGACTCGCGCGAGGACCTGCTGCGCACCCTCTGCGACGACATCTGCACCGACCTGGCGGCAGTGCTCTCGGCCGGCCTCGAACCCGCCGACGCCGACTACCGCGAGCGGGTCTTCGCGGTGTGCCGGGCGTTCCGGCAGTGGGCGCTGGAGCACCCGCAGGAGTTCTCGCTGGTGTTCGGCAGCCCGCCCGCCGAGACCGACCGCCGCTCCGGGCAGGAC is a window of Saccharopolyspora erythraea NRRL 2338 DNA encoding:
- a CDS encoding glutaredoxin family protein, with amino-acid sequence MSQEVVVYTRPGCPFCTSLRAGLRREGLEFTEVDIWQDPEAAAVVRSIADGNETVPTVVVGSWSAVNPSSRAVLEAVAQHAPELLPAQRPSAVRGALNALGFSKSKDSTHG
- a CDS encoding TetR/AcrR family transcriptional regulator, with amino-acid sequence MTEVTRRERMRAATDQEIRHHARALLVGHGRDAVTLRAIARELGITAPALYRYYDSREDLLRTLCDDICTDLAAVLSAGLEPADADYRERVFAVCRAFRQWALEHPQEFSLVFGSPPAETDRRSGQDQFAGVFLRFVGPLMAEGVSQDNLASVPDAGHLDFSREQRELAEAFAAKGIEVPPEALRPEAVYALLRWWVRLYGHVALEVFGRFPFDLNHADMLFDSMLSELAREIGLQ